In Papio anubis isolate 15944 chromosome 20, Panubis1.0, whole genome shotgun sequence, a single window of DNA contains:
- the NUMBL gene encoding numb-like protein isoform X2, with translation MSRSAAASGGPRRPERHLPPAPCGAPGPPETCRTDPDGAGTMNKLRQSLRRRKPAYVPEASRPHQWQADEDAVRKGTCSFPVRYLGHVEVEESRGMHVCEDAVKKLKAMGRKSVKSVLWVSADGLRVVDDKTKDLLVDQTIEKVSFCAPDRNLDKAFSYICRDGTTRRWICHCFLALKDSGERLSHAVGCAFAACLERKQRREKECGVTAAFDASRTSFAREGSFRLSGGGRPAEREAPDKKKEAAAAPTVAPGPAQPGHVSPTPATTSPGEKGEAGTPVAAGTTAAAIPRRHAPLEQLVRQGSFRGFPALSQKNSPFKRQLSLRLNELPSTLQRRTDFQVKGTVPEMEPPGASDSDSINALCTQISSSFASAGAPAPGPPPATTGTSAWGEPSVPPAAAFQPGHKRTPSEAERWLEEVSQVAKAQQQQQQQQQQQQQQQQQQQQTASVAPVPTMPPALQPFPAPVGPFDAASAQVAVFLPPPHMQPPFVPTYPGLGYPPMPRVPVVGITPSQMVANAFCSAAQLQPQPATLLGKAGAFPPPAIPSAPGSQARPRPNGAPWPPEPAPAPAPELDPFEAQWAALEGKPTVEKPSNPFSGDLQKTFEIEL, from the exons ATGTCCCGCAGCGCGGCGGCCAGC GGCGGACCCCGGAGGCCTGAGCGGCACCTGCCCCCAGCCCCGTGTGGGGCCCCGGGGCCCCCAGAAACCTGCAGGACGGATCCAG ACGGGGCGGGCACCATGAACAAGTTACGGCAGAGCCTGCGGCGGAGGAAGCCAGCCTACGTGCCTGAGGCGTCGCGCCCGCACCAGTGGCAGGCGGACGAGGACGCAGTGCGGAAGGGCACGTGCAGCTTCCCGGTCAGG TACCTGGGCCACGTGGAGGTGGAGGAGTCCCGGGGAATGCACGTGTGTGAAGACGCGGTGAAGAAGCTGAAGGCG ATGGGCCGAAAGTCCGTGAAGTCTGTCCTGTGGGTGTCAGCCGATGGGCTCCGAGTGGTGGATGACAAAACCAAG GATCTTCTGGTCGACCAGACCATCGAAAAGGTCTCCTTTTGTGCTCCTGACCGCAACCTGGACAAGGCTTTCTCCTATATCTGCCGTGATGGGACCACCCGCCGCTGGATCTGCCACTGTTTTCTGGCACTCAAGGACTCC GGTGAGAGGCTGAGCCACGCTGTGGGCTGTGCTTTTGCCGCCTGCCTGGAGCGAAAACAGCGACGGGAGAAGGAATGTGGGGTCACGGCCGCCTTCGATGCCAGCCGCACCAGCTTCGCCCGCGAGGGCTCCTTCCGCCTGTCTGGGGGTGGGCGGCCTGCTGAGCGAGAGGCCCCGGACAAGAAGAAAG AGGCAGCAGCTGCCCCCACTGTGGCTCCTGgccctgcccagcctgggcacGTGTCCCCAACACCAGCCACCACATCCCCTGGTgagaagggtgaggcaggcacCCCCGTGGCTGCAGGCACCACTGCGGCCGCCATCCCCCGGCGCCACGCCCCCCTGGAGCAGTTGGTTCGCCAGGGCTCCTTCCGTGGGTTCCCAGCACTCAGCCAGAAGAACTCACCTTTCAAACGGCAGCTGAGCCTACGGCTGAATGAGCTGCCATCCACGCTGCAGCGCCGCACTGACTTCCAGGTGAAGGGCACAG TGCCTGAGATGGAGCCTCCTGGCGCCAGCGACAGTGACAGCATCAACGCTCTGTGCACACAGATCAGTTCATCTTTTGCCAGTGCTGGAGCACCAGCACCAGGGCCACCACCTGCCACAACAG ggACTTCTGCCTGGGGTGAGCCCTCCGTGCCCCCTGCAGCTGCCTTCCAGCCCGGGCACAAGCGGACACCTTCAGAGGCTGAGCGATGGCTGGAGGAGGTGTCACAGGTGGCCAaggcccagcagcagcagcagcagcagcagcagcagcagcagcagcagcagcagcagcagcagcaaacagCGTCTGTGGCCCCGGTGCCCACCATGCCTCCTGCCCTGCAGCCTTTCCCTGCCCCTGTGGGGCCCTTTGACGCGGCATCTGCCCAAGTGGCCGTGTTCCTGCCACCCCCGCACATGCAGCCCCCTTTTGTGCCCACCTACCCAGGTTTGGGCTACCCACCGATGCCCCGGGTGCCTGTGGTGGGCATCACACCCTCACAGATGGTGGCCAACGCCTTCTGCTCAGCCgcccagctccagcctcagcccgCCACCCTGCTTGGGAAAGCTGGGGCCTTCCCACCCCCTGCCATACCCAGTGCCCCTGGGAGCCAGGCCCGCCCTCGCCCCAATGGGGCCCCCTGGCCCCCGGAGCCAGCGCCTGCCCCAGCTCCAGAGTTGGACCCCTTTGAGGCCCAGTGGGCGGCATTAGAAGGCAAACCCACTGTGGAGAAACCCTCCAACCCCTTTTCTGGTGACCTGCAGAAGACATTCGAGATTGAACTGTAG
- the NUMBL gene encoding numb-like protein isoform X1, translating into MSRSAAASGGPRRPERHLPPAPCGAPGPPETCRTDPDGAGTMNKLRQSLRRRKPAYVPEASRPHQWQADEDAVRKGTCSFPVRYLGHVEVEESRGMHVCEDAVKKLKAMGRKSVKSVLWVSADGLRVVDDKTKDLLVDQTIEKVSFCAPDRNLDKAFSYICRDGTTRRWICHCFLALKDSGERLSHAVGCAFAACLERKQRREKECGVTAAFDASRTSFAREGSFRLSGGGRPAEREAPDKKKAEAAAAPTVAPGPAQPGHVSPTPATTSPGEKGEAGTPVAAGTTAAAIPRRHAPLEQLVRQGSFRGFPALSQKNSPFKRQLSLRLNELPSTLQRRTDFQVKGTVPEMEPPGASDSDSINALCTQISSSFASAGAPAPGPPPATTGTSAWGEPSVPPAAAFQPGHKRTPSEAERWLEEVSQVAKAQQQQQQQQQQQQQQQQQQQQTASVAPVPTMPPALQPFPAPVGPFDAASAQVAVFLPPPHMQPPFVPTYPGLGYPPMPRVPVVGITPSQMVANAFCSAAQLQPQPATLLGKAGAFPPPAIPSAPGSQARPRPNGAPWPPEPAPAPAPELDPFEAQWAALEGKPTVEKPSNPFSGDLQKTFEIEL; encoded by the exons ATGTCCCGCAGCGCGGCGGCCAGC GGCGGACCCCGGAGGCCTGAGCGGCACCTGCCCCCAGCCCCGTGTGGGGCCCCGGGGCCCCCAGAAACCTGCAGGACGGATCCAG ACGGGGCGGGCACCATGAACAAGTTACGGCAGAGCCTGCGGCGGAGGAAGCCAGCCTACGTGCCTGAGGCGTCGCGCCCGCACCAGTGGCAGGCGGACGAGGACGCAGTGCGGAAGGGCACGTGCAGCTTCCCGGTCAGG TACCTGGGCCACGTGGAGGTGGAGGAGTCCCGGGGAATGCACGTGTGTGAAGACGCGGTGAAGAAGCTGAAGGCG ATGGGCCGAAAGTCCGTGAAGTCTGTCCTGTGGGTGTCAGCCGATGGGCTCCGAGTGGTGGATGACAAAACCAAG GATCTTCTGGTCGACCAGACCATCGAAAAGGTCTCCTTTTGTGCTCCTGACCGCAACCTGGACAAGGCTTTCTCCTATATCTGCCGTGATGGGACCACCCGCCGCTGGATCTGCCACTGTTTTCTGGCACTCAAGGACTCC GGTGAGAGGCTGAGCCACGCTGTGGGCTGTGCTTTTGCCGCCTGCCTGGAGCGAAAACAGCGACGGGAGAAGGAATGTGGGGTCACGGCCGCCTTCGATGCCAGCCGCACCAGCTTCGCCCGCGAGGGCTCCTTCCGCCTGTCTGGGGGTGGGCGGCCTGCTGAGCGAGAGGCCCCGGACAAGAAGAAAG CAGAGGCAGCAGCTGCCCCCACTGTGGCTCCTGgccctgcccagcctgggcacGTGTCCCCAACACCAGCCACCACATCCCCTGGTgagaagggtgaggcaggcacCCCCGTGGCTGCAGGCACCACTGCGGCCGCCATCCCCCGGCGCCACGCCCCCCTGGAGCAGTTGGTTCGCCAGGGCTCCTTCCGTGGGTTCCCAGCACTCAGCCAGAAGAACTCACCTTTCAAACGGCAGCTGAGCCTACGGCTGAATGAGCTGCCATCCACGCTGCAGCGCCGCACTGACTTCCAGGTGAAGGGCACAG TGCCTGAGATGGAGCCTCCTGGCGCCAGCGACAGTGACAGCATCAACGCTCTGTGCACACAGATCAGTTCATCTTTTGCCAGTGCTGGAGCACCAGCACCAGGGCCACCACCTGCCACAACAG ggACTTCTGCCTGGGGTGAGCCCTCCGTGCCCCCTGCAGCTGCCTTCCAGCCCGGGCACAAGCGGACACCTTCAGAGGCTGAGCGATGGCTGGAGGAGGTGTCACAGGTGGCCAaggcccagcagcagcagcagcagcagcagcagcagcagcagcagcagcagcagcagcagcagcaaacagCGTCTGTGGCCCCGGTGCCCACCATGCCTCCTGCCCTGCAGCCTTTCCCTGCCCCTGTGGGGCCCTTTGACGCGGCATCTGCCCAAGTGGCCGTGTTCCTGCCACCCCCGCACATGCAGCCCCCTTTTGTGCCCACCTACCCAGGTTTGGGCTACCCACCGATGCCCCGGGTGCCTGTGGTGGGCATCACACCCTCACAGATGGTGGCCAACGCCTTCTGCTCAGCCgcccagctccagcctcagcccgCCACCCTGCTTGGGAAAGCTGGGGCCTTCCCACCCCCTGCCATACCCAGTGCCCCTGGGAGCCAGGCCCGCCCTCGCCCCAATGGGGCCCCCTGGCCCCCGGAGCCAGCGCCTGCCCCAGCTCCAGAGTTGGACCCCTTTGAGGCCCAGTGGGCGGCATTAGAAGGCAAACCCACTGTGGAGAAACCCTCCAACCCCTTTTCTGGTGACCTGCAGAAGACATTCGAGATTGAACTGTAG